The following are encoded in a window of Arcobacter arenosus genomic DNA:
- a CDS encoding branched-chain amino acid ABC transporter permease: MEQILLNGLITGSQYALIALGLTLIFSLMSILNFAHGQMYVLGAFVTYYVYGKLGLPFIVAVIASGLTLALIGAIFEKYLFNTVLKRSVREESSMLLAAGTAFFLDALILIVFGEKQRSVPALVDGVFWGEEFGLDIIIPYNRVVIEIIAVVMIVSFILFMQYSKPGRAMRALAQDKTAAQLMGVDLDRYSLIGFALGAMLAGVAGSLLVTITGVNSGIGGGISIQAFTMIMIGGAGVISGAILGGFILGLVEAFGLYYLPGDITYLVIFVGLMIFLTLRPQGLMGKPWG; this comes from the coding sequence ATGGAACAAATATTACTTAATGGCTTAATTACTGGCTCTCAATACGCTTTGATTGCCCTTGGATTAACTCTTATTTTTTCACTTATGAGTATTCTTAATTTTGCCCATGGACAAATGTATGTTTTAGGTGCATTTGTAACTTATTATGTTTATGGAAAATTAGGATTACCTTTTATTGTAGCTGTTATTGCTTCAGGTTTAACGTTAGCACTAATAGGTGCGATATTTGAAAAATATCTTTTTAACACCGTATTAAAACGTTCAGTTAGGGAAGAAAGTTCAATGCTTCTTGCTGCTGGAACTGCATTTTTTCTAGATGCTTTAATTCTTATTGTATTTGGTGAAAAACAAAGAAGTGTTCCAGCACTTGTTGATGGAGTATTTTGGGGTGAAGAGTTTGGACTAGATATTATCATTCCATACAATAGAGTTGTAATAGAAATTATTGCAGTTGTGATGATTGTTTCATTTATTTTATTTATGCAATATTCAAAACCAGGTCGAGCGATGAGAGCCTTAGCTCAAGATAAAACAGCTGCTCAACTTATGGGTGTGGATTTAGATAGATATAGTTTAATAGGTTTTGCCTTAGGAGCTATGCTTGCAGGTGTAGCTGGAAGTTTACTTGTAACAATTACAGGTGTAAATTCTGGTATTGGTGGAGGTATTTCTATACAAGCTTTTACTATGATTATGATTGGTGGAGCAGGAGTTATTTCAGGTGCCATCTTAGGTGGATTTATTTTAGGACTAGTGGAAGCTTTTGGTCTTTACTATTTACCTGGAGATATAACTTATCTTGTAATCTTTGTTGGTCTAATGATATTCCTTACTTTACGTCCACAAGGACTTATGGGTAAACCTTGGGGGTGA
- a CDS encoding ABC transporter permease — MSLYAFLGTLEIGFIYGLVAMGVYLTFRILDFPDLTVDGSFTLGAAATAALIVSGVNPFLATLLGTLAAASAGIVTAWLNLRFNILHLLASILTMTALYTINLRVMGKPNLALIMEPTMLTPFEDLGIPAMYLKVIFVAVCAIIGGLLLAWFLYTQYGLAMRAVGSNKRMAQANGIVVKEKVYVGLALSNGLVGLAGALFAQTSGFADSTMGIGTIVVGLAAVIIGESLFGTKSMLVVVLSCIIGSLLYRIAVSMALNADFLGFQASDLNLLTAVLVTLSLIFPKLRSEYKAKKAKRKRV; from the coding sequence TTGTCACTTTATGCTTTTTTAGGAACACTTGAAATAGGGTTTATTTATGGTTTAGTTGCAATGGGAGTTTATCTTACTTTTCGTATTTTAGATTTTCCAGATTTAACTGTTGACGGAAGTTTTACATTAGGAGCAGCTGCAACTGCTGCTCTAATAGTATCTGGCGTAAATCCTTTTTTAGCAACTTTATTAGGTACACTTGCCGCTGCAAGTGCAGGTATTGTTACAGCTTGGTTAAATTTACGGTTTAATATTCTTCATTTACTTGCAAGTATTCTTACCATGACAGCTTTATATACAATAAATCTTCGTGTAATGGGAAAACCAAATCTAGCTTTAATTATGGAGCCAACTATGTTAACTCCATTTGAAGATTTAGGAATACCAGCTATGTATTTAAAAGTTATATTTGTAGCTGTTTGCGCAATTATTGGTGGATTATTATTGGCATGGTTTTTATATACACAATATGGTTTAGCAATGAGAGCAGTTGGTTCTAATAAAAGAATGGCTCAAGCAAATGGTATTGTTGTAAAAGAGAAAGTTTATGTAGGACTTGCTTTATCAAATGGTTTAGTAGGACTTGCTGGAGCTTTATTTGCACAAACAAGTGGTTTTGCAGATTCAACAATGGGTATTGGAACTATTGTTGTAGGTTTGGCTGCTGTTATTATAGGAGAGTCTTTATTTGGAACAAAATCTATGCTTGTGGTTGTATTAAGTTGTATTATTGGTTCACTTTTATATAGAATTGCAGTTTCAATGGCACTTAATGCAGACTTTTTAGGCTTTCAAGCATCTGATTTAAATCTACTTACGGCTGTACTTGTAACCTTATCATTAATATTCCCAAAATTACGTAGTGAATATAAAGCTAAAAAAGCTAAAAGGAAAAGAGTATGA
- a CDS encoding ABC transporter ATP-binding protein, translating into MALLECKDLEINYDQVRAVKKVNLSLEEGETITLIGANGAGKSSILKAITGLKKPTSGEVLFNGESLNGMSPSKIVEKGIAMTPEGRRVFPYMSVKDNLLMGAFTRKDKDGIKEDLEKVLDKFPRLKERFKQQASTMSGGEQQMMVIGRALMSRPKILLMDEPSLGIAPKLVQDIARSIVQINKEDKVSVILVEQNSRMALKISNRAYAMQLGEVLLSGQSKDLIHDERIIELYLGGSH; encoded by the coding sequence ATGGCATTATTAGAGTGTAAAGATTTAGAAATAAACTATGACCAAGTAAGAGCTGTAAAAAAAGTAAATCTAAGCCTTGAAGAGGGGGAAACTATTACTTTAATTGGAGCAAATGGTGCAGGAAAATCTTCTATTTTAAAAGCAATTACAGGACTTAAAAAGCCAACTTCTGGGGAAGTTTTATTTAATGGTGAAAGCTTAAATGGAATGAGTCCATCAAAAATAGTTGAAAAGGGAATTGCTATGACTCCTGAAGGAAGAAGAGTTTTCCCATACATGAGTGTAAAAGATAATCTTTTAATGGGAGCATTTACTAGAAAAGATAAAGATGGTATAAAAGAAGATTTAGAAAAAGTACTTGATAAATTTCCAAGATTAAAAGAGAGATTCAAACAGCAAGCAAGTACTATGAGTGGAGGGGAGCAACAAATGATGGTAATTGGTCGTGCTCTTATGTCAAGACCAAAAATTTTACTTATGGATGAACCTAGCCTTGGAATTGCTCCAAAATTAGTTCAAGATATTGCTCGTTCAATTGTTCAAATTAATAAAGAGGATAAAGTATCTGTTATTTTAGTGGAGCAAAACTCAAGAATGGCACTTAAAATCTCTAATAGAGCCTATGCAATGCAATTAGGAGAAGTATTATTAAGTGGTCAATCAAAAGATTTAATACATGATGAAAGAATAATTGAACTATATTTAGGGGGAAGCCATTAA
- a CDS encoding ureidoglycolate lyase, translating into MKLEIKPKPLTREAFKKFGEVVSKEGRDSISINRDSAQKFYEICNMDTNEKSGMTTLHIYIGNKREFPLHIDMLEKHPLFSQTFIPRSKEPFYCVVALGGREPDLSTLEIFETNGDQGVHYNRGVWHFPLICVKDKEEFIVLDRAGLNKEEKIIVEQVEYNMKDEEIYLVR; encoded by the coding sequence ATGAAGCTTGAAATAAAACCAAAACCTCTTACAAGAGAAGCTTTTAAAAAATTTGGTGAAGTTGTTAGTAAAGAGGGTAGAGATTCAATAAGTATAAATAGAGATTCTGCTCAAAAATTTTATGAAATATGTAATATGGATACAAATGAAAAAAGCGGTATGACAACTTTGCATATTTATATAGGAAATAAAAGAGAATTTCCTTTACATATCGATATGTTAGAAAAACATCCATTATTTTCTCAAACATTTATTCCAAGAAGTAAAGAGCCATTTTATTGTGTTGTTGCCCTAGGTGGTAGAGAACCAGATTTATCAACTTTAGAAATCTTTGAAACCAATGGTGACCAAGGGGTTCATTACAATAGGGGAGTTTGGCATTTCCCACTAATATGCGTAAAAGATAAAGAAGAGTTTATTGTTTTAGATAGAGCAGGTTTAAATAAAGAGGAAAAAATAATAGTTGAACAAGTGGAATATAATATGAAAGATGAAGAGATTTATCTAGTAAGATAA
- a CDS encoding ABC transporter ATP-binding protein, which yields MICCKDLHVTFNHGLATEKLALRGVDLTIPTGEFVTVIGSNGAGKSTLLNTIAGDIEATHGQIFFNDRDVTALPATGRTKDIARVFQDPLAGTCGDLTVEENMALAYGRGKRGTLSFALNSKLRKLFKEQLSRLNLGLEDRLTSQMGLLSGGQRQSVSLLMSALQPSSILLLDEHTAALDPKTAALIMDITSQIVEEKSLTVMMVTHSMRQALDHGSRTIMLHEGKIIFDLEGKERSSYEVKDLLNLFALAKKDGEELDDDKLLLDK from the coding sequence ATGATTTGTTGCAAAGATTTACATGTTACTTTTAATCATGGCTTAGCAACTGAAAAGTTAGCTTTAAGGGGTGTAGATTTAACTATACCAACAGGAGAGTTTGTAACAGTTATTGGCTCAAATGGTGCAGGAAAATCAACCTTACTTAATACTATAGCAGGTGATATTGAAGCAACTCATGGTCAGATATTTTTTAATGATAGAGATGTAACTGCTTTACCTGCAACAGGTCGTACAAAAGATATAGCTAGGGTATTTCAAGACCCACTTGCAGGAACTTGTGGTGATTTAACTGTTGAGGAAAATATGGCTCTTGCCTATGGTAGAGGTAAAAGGGGTACATTATCTTTTGCACTAAATAGTAAACTTAGAAAACTTTTCAAAGAGCAATTAAGTAGGCTTAATCTAGGATTAGAAGATAGATTAACTTCTCAAATGGGACTTTTATCAGGAGGTCAGAGACAATCAGTTAGTCTTTTAATGTCTGCTTTACAACCAAGTAGTATTTTACTTTTAGATGAACATACAGCAGCACTAGACCCAAAAACAGCAGCGCTTATTATGGATATTACTTCACAAATTGTTGAAGAAAAATCATTAACTGTAATGATGGTAACCCATTCTATGAGACAAGCGCTTGACCATGGAAGCCGAACTATTATGCTACATGAAGGTAAAATTATCTTTGATTTAGAAGGTAAAGAAAGATCTTCTTATGAGGTGAAAGATTTACTTAACTTATTTGCCCTTGCCAAAAAAGATGGTGAAGAATTGGATGATGATAAATTATTATTAGACAAATAA
- a CDS encoding urease accessory protein UreD → MSISIGFEKDVFSLEKLKLPTRHYYFNDTENYVKLLSIGEGIFPKDKIKTYIKLEDSTAIITTESATKVYPSKKEFGINYINIDLKSSNLEVLNDELILYKDSKLLQILRLNADENSTFFYSDILTQGRSYEHFDFDSMLVRNKFFCEKKLEYFENFEVLGKDLKDYIKRHESENYIYLKIYIKTNDNDKFLKELHSNDFDSFTFTKSKKMILGSISANSMIEIKKLQKKIWILYREKLNKEEFCLGKQ, encoded by the coding sequence ATGAGTATATCAATAGGTTTTGAAAAAGATGTTTTTTCATTAGAAAAACTAAAACTTCCCACAAGACATTACTACTTTAACGATACAGAAAACTATGTTAAGTTATTAAGTATAGGGGAAGGGATTTTTCCAAAAGACAAAATCAAAACATATATCAAATTAGAAGATTCAACTGCAATAATAACTACTGAAAGTGCTACAAAAGTTTATCCTTCAAAAAAAGAATTTGGTATAAACTATATAAATATCGATTTAAAATCTTCGAATTTAGAAGTTTTAAATGATGAATTGATTTTATATAAAGATTCAAAACTTCTTCAAATATTAAGGCTTAATGCTGATGAAAATTCAACTTTTTTTTATTCAGATATTTTGACACAAGGTAGAAGTTACGAACACTTTGACTTTGATTCTATGTTAGTAAGAAATAAATTTTTTTGTGAAAAAAAACTTGAATATTTTGAAAACTTTGAAGTTTTAGGTAAGGATTTAAAAGATTATATAAAACGGCATGAAAGTGAAAATTATATCTATTTAAAAATTTATATTAAAACAAATGATAATGATAAATTTTTAAAGGAACTTCATAGTAATGATTTTGATTCTTTTACTTTTACAAAATCAAAAAAGATGATTTTAGGTTCAATTAGTGCAAATAGTATGATAGAAATAAAAAAATTGCAAAAAAAGATATGGATTCTTTATAGAGAAAAACTAAATAAAGAGGAATTTTGTTTAGGTAAACAATAA
- a CDS encoding ABC transporter ATP-binding protein, translating into MRKRILEINNLSKKFGSLYAVNDVTFEVYEGEILSVIGPNGAGKSTTFKLISSFLRPSSGEVVFNGEKISGLKPHLVARKGVVRTFQETTVFKSMNVRDNIIIAHQLQAKSNLLGFFFNTKLARKDNERFGKSADEIIDFLGLSEVRDELASNLPHGLLRALGIANALACKPKVLLLDEPFAGMNHDETKRCM; encoded by the coding sequence ATGAGAAAAAGAATTTTAGAGATAAATAACCTAAGTAAAAAATTTGGTTCTTTATATGCAGTAAATGACGTAACCTTTGAAGTTTATGAAGGTGAGATTTTATCTGTAATTGGTCCAAATGGAGCAGGGAAATCAACAACTTTTAAATTGATTTCATCATTTTTAAGACCAAGCTCTGGCGAAGTTGTTTTTAATGGTGAAAAAATCTCTGGATTAAAACCCCACTTAGTTGCTAGAAAAGGTGTTGTTAGAACTTTTCAAGAAACAACTGTTTTTAAAAGTATGAATGTTAGGGATAATATAATTATTGCCCACCAATTACAAGCAAAATCTAATCTTTTAGGGTTTTTCTTTAATACAAAATTAGCAAGAAAAGATAATGAAAGATTTGGTAAATCTGCCGATGAGATTATTGACTTTTTAGGGCTTAGTGAGGTTAGAGATGAACTTGCTTCAAATTTACCCCATGGATTATTAAGAGCTTTAGGTATTGCAAATGCCTTAGCTTGTAAACCAAAGGTTTTATTACTTGATGAACCTTTTGCAGGGATGAATCATGATGAAACAAAAAGATGTATGTAG
- a CDS encoding aspartate/glutamate racemase family protein — protein sequence MKLAIINPNSTESMTKKCEEVALKFKNPDTQIWASNPSNSPKSIEGHFDEVKSLMGLMDEIKKAKEWGAEAYVVACFDDPGLEAARELVDGPVIGICEAAMHMTSIISSSFSVVTTLNRSVPIIEELSHKYGMDKFCRKVRAADIPVLALEDGTCNAMEKIENEILKAVKEDNCEAIILGCAGMADLTIELSKRCNIPVVDGVLCAIKMAESMVGAKLQTSKINAYAYPIEK from the coding sequence ATGAAACTAGCAATTATAAATCCAAATTCTACGGAATCAATGACTAAAAAGTGTGAAGAGGTTGCTTTAAAGTTTAAAAACCCAGATACCCAAATTTGGGCTTCAAATCCAAGCAATAGTCCAAAAAGTATAGAAGGTCATTTTGATGAGGTGAAATCATTAATGGGTTTAATGGATGAAATCAAAAAAGCAAAAGAGTGGGGTGCAGAGGCCTATGTTGTTGCTTGTTTTGATGACCCTGGATTAGAAGCAGCTAGAGAGTTAGTTGATGGTCCAGTTATTGGAATTTGTGAAGCAGCTATGCATATGACATCAATTATATCTTCAAGCTTTTCTGTGGTTACAACACTTAATAGGTCAGTTCCAATTATTGAAGAGTTAAGTCATAAATATGGTATGGATAAGTTTTGTAGAAAAGTAAGAGCTGCAGATATTCCTGTACTTGCTTTAGAAGATGGAACTTGCAATGCAATGGAAAAAATTGAAAATGAGATTTTAAAAGCAGTTAAAGAAGATAATTGTGAAGCTATTATTTTAGGTTGTGCAGGGATGGCTGATTTAACAATTGAGTTATCAAAAAGATGTAATATTCCAGTTGTTGATGGAGTTTTATGTGCAATTAAGATGGCAGAAAGTATGGTTGGAGCAAAACTTCAAACTAGTAAAATAAATGCGTATGCATACCCTATTGAAAAATGA
- a CDS encoding branched-chain amino acid ABC transporter permease → MENKKFIIQVSIALVFLLVLIPTVLISMGRNDYLYGITSVAILAMISSGVWLTFYMGRINIGQGAYALIGAYTTAVLVTQLELSFWISIFVAGFVAAFFSILIGLPILRLKGVYFSMITLTLTEVAKLLAIALVPITNGPRGITNIPVPGELSIFGLTIIPDFATMENSKIGFYYLAVIAMIITFAIMYRLTKSRMGILLRSLQQNEELASSFGVNIAYLRVISYAIASFFGGVGGAIFINLTQSVYPTTFQVADSINYMLYTFLGGLAYVFGPILGAFVLYFSWDLLFIFKEYQLLIYSGIMILLMIFLPNGILSLRFKK, encoded by the coding sequence ATGGAAAATAAAAAATTTATAATACAAGTATCAATAGCCTTAGTATTTCTTTTGGTTTTAATTCCTACTGTTTTAATTTCAATGGGAAGAAATGATTATCTTTATGGAATTACATCAGTTGCAATTTTAGCAATGATTAGTTCAGGTGTTTGGTTAACTTTCTATATGGGTAGAATCAATATAGGTCAAGGTGCATACGCTTTGATTGGGGCATATACAACAGCTGTTTTAGTTACACAATTAGAACTTTCTTTTTGGATATCTATTTTTGTAGCAGGTTTTGTGGCAGCATTTTTTAGTATATTAATTGGATTACCAATCTTAAGATTAAAGGGTGTGTATTTTTCAATGATTACCTTAACTTTAACAGAGGTTGCAAAACTATTAGCTATTGCATTAGTTCCAATAACAAATGGTCCTAGAGGAATTACAAATATACCAGTTCCAGGAGAGTTAAGTATATTTGGATTAACAATTATTCCAGACTTTGCAACAATGGAAAATAGTAAAATTGGATTTTATTACCTTGCTGTTATTGCTATGATTATTACCTTTGCAATTATGTATAGACTTACAAAATCTAGAATGGGGATTTTATTAAGATCCCTACAACAAAATGAAGAATTGGCTTCATCATTTGGAGTTAACATTGCTTATCTAAGGGTTATATCTTATGCAATTGCTTCATTTTTTGGTGGAGTTGGAGGAGCTATTTTTATTAATTTAACTCAATCAGTTTATCCAACAACTTTCCAAGTTGCTGATTCAATTAACTATATGCTTTATACATTTTTAGGTGGATTGGCATATGTGTTTGGACCTATTTTAGGGGCATTTGTTTTATATTTTTCTTGGGATTTACTGTTTATATTCAAAGAATATCAGTTACTTATTTATTCAGGAATCATGATTTTACTGATGATATTTTTACCAAATGGGATATTAAGTTTAAGGTTTAAAAAATGA
- a CDS encoding ABC transporter substrate-binding protein produces the protein MKRFMKLSLVAGLLSSTLLAQDTIKIGFVGTLSGANAAWGTSNVRSMETSADIYNAQGGVEIGGKKYKVEVIPFDDAYDPKIAVAGMEKMAQEQIKYVIGPNDDAQAIAVRPIAEKNKIVYFPYAFNKTLYKKPANYAVFGMIASYQWEPAVYKWLQDNKDVKTIAFLAANAADPLNQRDNGIKIAQDLGLDVVEAKATYKADTRDFFSVITPIIKKKPDLLVLSGVSPATAPLIIKTARQLGFKGFMAAGTALDAGILKEGAGDAANGFICQGGADASIQSEVMEKWVETYTKKFGEYNDESNTKVFALEYILEVMKSNPKAINDADEFLKTVDAGWEAPNKFFKDKDAKLKFVGTTTFGQDRQLGVPLTPKIYKDGKFETLFVGSAD, from the coding sequence ATGAAAAGGTTTATGAAACTTAGTTTAGTAGCTGGGCTACTAAGTAGTACACTTTTAGCACAAGATACAATTAAAATTGGTTTTGTGGGAACACTTTCAGGTGCAAATGCAGCTTGGGGAACTTCAAATGTAAGATCAATGGAAACATCTGCTGATATTTATAATGCACAAGGTGGAGTTGAAATTGGTGGAAAAAAATATAAAGTTGAAGTAATTCCATTTGATGATGCATATGATCCAAAAATTGCAGTTGCAGGTATGGAAAAAATGGCTCAAGAGCAAATCAAGTATGTAATTGGACCAAATGATGATGCCCAAGCTATTGCAGTTAGACCAATTGCAGAAAAAAATAAAATTGTATATTTCCCATATGCGTTTAATAAAACTCTTTATAAAAAACCAGCTAATTATGCAGTTTTTGGAATGATTGCTTCATATCAATGGGAACCAGCAGTTTATAAATGGCTTCAAGATAATAAAGATGTTAAAACAATTGCATTTCTTGCAGCTAATGCAGCTGACCCACTAAACCAAAGAGATAATGGTATTAAAATCGCACAAGATTTAGGTTTAGATGTTGTTGAAGCAAAAGCAACATATAAAGCTGATACTAGAGATTTCTTTTCTGTAATTACACCAATAATTAAGAAAAAACCTGACCTTTTAGTTCTTTCAGGGGTTTCTCCTGCAACTGCGCCACTTATTATTAAAACAGCTAGACAATTAGGATTTAAAGGATTTATGGCAGCTGGAACTGCACTTGATGCTGGTATCTTAAAAGAAGGTGCTGGGGATGCTGCAAATGGATTTATTTGTCAAGGTGGAGCAGATGCTTCAATCCAATCTGAAGTTATGGAAAAATGGGTTGAAACTTATACTAAAAAATTTGGTGAATATAATGATGAATCAAACACAAAAGTATTCGCACTTGAATATATTTTAGAAGTTATGAAATCAAACCCAAAAGCTATTAATGATGCAGATGAGTTCCTTAAAACTGTTGATGCAGGTTGGGAAGCTCCAAATAAATTTTTCAAAGACAAAGATGCAAAATTAAAATTTGTAGGTACTACAACATTTGGTCAAGATAGACAATTAGGTGTTCCATTAACTCCAAAAATCTATAAAGACGGAAAGTTTGAAACACTATTTGTTGGTTCAGCAGACTAA
- a CDS encoding GntR family transcriptional regulator, whose product MDKNDLFTLEDNIVNFIFDAIFTKNLQPGTKLSESVLAKELNTSRDVVRKAFSKLQTMGILSYKKNQGFHVVWISEENAKDIFTTRKIIEAGIVEIVTKRHLKENLDLSSLLENIDTEEYLKLSHRNGEYVKSSCDFHLNLAALSENEFLINALKPLIPLSILAALIYEDENTEFSSYDEHRVLIETIKSKNVSNAKNVMLEHLDHCLEVLDFDITNKKNKFLFAN is encoded by the coding sequence ATGGACAAAAATGATTTATTTACTTTAGAAGATAATATTGTAAATTTTATATTTGATGCAATATTTACAAAAAATCTTCAGCCAGGTACTAAATTATCAGAAAGTGTTTTAGCAAAAGAGTTAAATACAAGTAGGGATGTTGTAAGAAAAGCCTTTAGTAAACTACAAACGATGGGAATCTTAAGTTATAAAAAGAATCAAGGGTTTCATGTTGTTTGGATTAGTGAAGAGAATGCAAAAGATATTTTTACTACAAGAAAAATAATTGAGGCAGGTATTGTTGAAATTGTTACAAAAAGACATTTAAAAGAAAATTTAGATTTATCCTCACTTTTAGAAAATATTGATACTGAAGAGTATTTAAAACTATCTCATAGAAATGGAGAATATGTTAAATCATCTTGTGATTTCCATCTAAATTTAGCAGCATTAAGTGAAAATGAGTTTTTAATTAATGCCCTAAAACCTTTAATCCCATTAAGTATTCTTGCCGCATTAATTTATGAAGATGAAAATACTGAGTTCTCTTCATATGATGAACATAGAGTTTTAATTGAAACAATTAAAAGCAAAAATGTTTCAAATGCAAAAAATGTTATGTTAGAACATTTAGATCATTGTCTTGAAGTTTTAGATTTTGATATAACTAATAAAAAGAATAAATTTCTTTTTGCTAACTAA
- the puuE gene encoding allantoinase PuuE — protein MIYENYPRDLIGYSNEPINPKWPNNAKIALQFVLNYEEGAENCILHGDEASEVFLSEMNNPQAFYNQRHKSIESLYEYGSRVGVWRLLELFKDFDIPVTIFAVAMAIARNPKLAEYLALNNYDICSHGYRWINYQTIEESIERDHLYKSIEVLEKMIGTRPLGWYTGRDSENTRKLVVQEGGFLYDSDAYNDDLPYFSPELSSKKHLVIPYTMDTNDMRFVFGGFNHSDEFFNYLKDSFDCLYEEGQTSPKMMNIGMHCRILGRPGRFQAIKRFLEYVKQFDDVWFCKRIDIANHWHKNFNI, from the coding sequence ATGATTTATGAAAACTATCCAAGAGATTTAATCGGTTATTCAAATGAGCCTATAAATCCAAAATGGCCTAACAATGCAAAAATAGCTTTACAGTTTGTTTTAAACTATGAAGAGGGTGCTGAAAATTGCATCTTACATGGTGATGAGGCTAGTGAGGTTTTTCTATCAGAAATGAATAATCCACAAGCTTTTTATAATCAAAGACACAAATCCATTGAATCTTTATATGAATATGGTTCAAGAGTTGGGGTTTGGAGATTATTAGAACTGTTTAAAGATTTTGATATCCCTGTAACAATTTTTGCAGTTGCAATGGCAATTGCAAGAAATCCAAAACTAGCTGAATATCTTGCCCTTAACAATTACGACATCTGTTCCCATGGATATAGATGGATTAACTATCAAACAATTGAAGAATCAATTGAAAGAGACCACTTATATAAAAGTATTGAAGTATTAGAAAAAATGATTGGTACTAGACCACTTGGTTGGTACACTGGACGTGATAGTGAAAATACTAGAAAACTAGTAGTTCAAGAGGGTGGATTTTTATATGATAGTGATGCTTACAACGATGATTTGCCTTACTTTTCCCCTGAACTTTCAAGTAAAAAACATTTAGTAATTCCATATACAATGGATACAAATGATATGCGATTTGTATTTGGTGGATTTAATCATAGCGATGAGTTTTTCAACTACTTAAAAGATAGTTTTGACTGTCTTTATGAAGAGGGGCAAACTAGTCCAAAAATGATGAATATAGGGATGCACTGTCGAATTTTAGGAAGACCTGGAAGATTTCAAGCTATCAAAAGATTTTTAGAATATGTAAAACAATTTGATGATGTATGGTTTTGTAAAAGAATAGATATAGCCAACCATTGGCACAAAAATTTCAATATATAG
- a CDS encoding ABC transporter substrate-binding protein: MRLNSIFKSALMSTLLVSSALQAKPAYVATTAIVEHPALDAVRDGIKQTLNDNGYSGDNLKFTYESAQGKPDIASQIARKMVGENPDIIVAIATPSAQAAVTATKTIPVVFSAVTDPLAAKLVPSLEKPGGNVTGLSDMANIKEHFSLIKEFVPSLKVIGVPYNPGEANSVSMLNSAKDVAKEMGIKIVEAAAPKSSDVMIAAKQLVGKADAIYCPIDNTIISAVESVIKVGIDAQVPVFAGDTSTVERGAIAAVGYNYFDLGKQTGDIVIRILKGEKPGSIDVKMAKGTDLYVNPKMAKRMGIEVPKSVLEKATKIIK; encoded by the coding sequence ATGAGATTAAATTCAATTTTTAAAAGTGCTCTAATGTCAACACTTTTAGTATCTTCTGCTTTACAAGCTAAACCTGCGTATGTTGCAACAACTGCAATTGTAGAACATCCAGCGCTAGATGCGGTAAGAGATGGAATCAAACAAACATTAAATGATAATGGTTATAGTGGTGATAATCTTAAATTTACCTATGAAAGTGCTCAAGGGAAACCTGATATTGCTTCACAAATTGCTAGAAAAATGGTAGGAGAAAATCCTGATATTATTGTTGCAATTGCAACACCATCAGCACAAGCAGCAGTTACGGCTACAAAAACAATTCCAGTTGTATTTTCAGCTGTAACTGACCCATTAGCAGCGAAACTTGTTCCAAGTTTAGAAAAACCAGGTGGAAATGTTACAGGTTTATCAGATATGGCTAATATTAAAGAACATTTTTCTTTAATTAAAGAGTTTGTACCTAGTCTTAAAGTAATTGGTGTTCCATACAATCCAGGTGAAGCAAATTCAGTTTCAATGTTAAATAGTGCTAAAGATGTAGCAAAAGAAATGGGTATTAAAATTGTAGAAGCAGCTGCACCAAAATCTTCTGATGTAATGATTGCCGCAAAACAATTAGTTGGTAAAGCAGATGCTATTTATTGTCCAATTGATAATACTATTATCTCAGCTGTTGAATCAGTTATAAAAGTTGGTATTGATGCACAAGTTCCAGTTTTTGCAGGGGATACAAGTACAGTTGAAAGAGGAGCAATTGCTGCTGTTGGTTATAACTACTTTGATTTAGGGAAACAAACTGGAGATATTGTTATAAGAATTTTAAAGGGTGAAAAACCAGGTTCAATTGATGTAAAAATGGCAAAGGGAACTGACCTTTATGTTAATCCAAAAATGGCTAAAAGAATGGGTATAGAAGTTCCAAAATCAGTACTTGAAAAAGCTACTAAAATTATCAAATAA